Proteins from a genomic interval of Bradyrhizobium sp. CCGB01:
- the pcaG gene encoding protocatechuate 3,4-dioxygenase subunit alpha translates to MDNGITPSQTVGPFFKYGLTPTGEYAWNDAFTNSTLTPDVTGDRVRIEGRVFDGDGVVVPDAMLEIWQADAQGRFADPQDKRALPNASFRGFARCGTDKDGNYSFDTIKPGAVPDPDGKPQAPHIVLAVFGRGMLRHLYTRIYFSDEAGNAADPVLGLVPPDRRATLIATREAGKAVYRLDLRLQGDDETVFFDM, encoded by the coding sequence ATGGACAACGGTATCACCCCATCGCAGACCGTCGGACCGTTCTTCAAATACGGCCTGACGCCGACCGGCGAGTACGCCTGGAACGATGCGTTCACCAACTCGACGCTGACGCCCGACGTCACCGGCGACCGCGTCCGCATCGAAGGCCGTGTGTTCGACGGTGACGGCGTCGTGGTGCCCGACGCCATGCTGGAAATCTGGCAGGCGGACGCGCAGGGCCGCTTTGCCGACCCGCAGGACAAGCGCGCGTTGCCGAATGCCAGCTTCCGCGGCTTCGCCCGCTGCGGCACCGACAAGGACGGCAATTATTCCTTCGACACCATCAAGCCGGGCGCGGTGCCCGATCCCGACGGCAAGCCGCAGGCGCCGCACATCGTCCTTGCGGTGTTCGGCCGCGGCATGCTGCGGCATCTCTACACCCGCATCTATTTCAGTGACGAGGCAGGCAATGCGGCCGATCCGGTGCTGGGACTGGTGCCGCCCGATCGCCGCGCGACGCTGATCGCGACGCGCGAGGCGGGCAAGGCGGTCTACCGGCTCGACCTGCGGCTTCAGGGCGACGACGAGACGGTATTCTTCGACATGTGA
- a CDS encoding ABC transporter ATP-binding protein, which produces MLALDRVSKTYPNGVQALVRFSAEIRQGEILAIIGGSGCGKSTLLRAIAGLDRASSGAVTLDREAISSPHAKIGIIFQEPRLLPWLSVADNIGFGLADLPATERREKVARALERVGLADKAQAWPRELSGGQAQRVAIARALVPQPEVLLLDEPFSALDAFTRRDLQDHLLDLWADTRPTLILVTHDVDEAVVLADRVLVMRPRPGRLFDQIEINLGRPRDRSSPLFENFKRSVLTSLDRSLDRSVPDRDATQGPGQAMWW; this is translated from the coding sequence ATGCTGGCGCTCGACCGGGTCAGCAAGACCTATCCCAACGGCGTGCAGGCGCTGGTGCGCTTCTCCGCCGAGATCAGGCAGGGCGAGATCCTCGCCATCATCGGCGGCTCTGGCTGCGGCAAGTCCACGCTGCTCCGCGCCATTGCCGGCCTCGACCGCGCCAGCTCCGGCGCGGTGACGCTCGACCGCGAGGCGATCAGCTCGCCGCACGCCAAGATCGGCATCATCTTCCAGGAGCCGCGGCTGCTGCCCTGGCTCAGCGTCGCCGACAATATCGGCTTCGGCCTCGCCGACCTGCCGGCGACTGAGCGCCGCGAGAAGGTGGCTCGCGCGCTCGAACGCGTCGGGCTCGCCGACAAGGCGCAGGCCTGGCCGCGCGAGCTCTCCGGCGGGCAGGCGCAGCGCGTCGCGATCGCCCGCGCGCTCGTGCCGCAGCCCGAAGTGCTGCTGCTCGACGAACCGTTTTCCGCGCTCGATGCCTTCACCCGCAGGGATCTGCAGGATCATCTGCTCGACCTCTGGGCCGACACGCGCCCGACATTGATCCTCGTCACACATGACGTCGACGAGGCCGTGGTGCTGGCCGACCGCGTGCTGGTGATGCGGCCGCGGCCGGGCCGGCTGTTCGACCAGATCGAGATCAATCTCGGCCGCCCACGCGACCGCAGCTCGCCGCTATTCGAGAATTTCAAGCGAAGTGTGCTGACGTCACTCGACCGTTCGCTCGACCGCAGCGTGCCCGACCGTGACGCAACCCAGGGTCCCGGTCAGGCCATGTGGTGGTGA
- a CDS encoding OsmC family protein, with translation MDAAALRQMQAPIKERYKTDPKTAMITLKAKGSTDSEGIACKVETGRAIAMAGLHPATGGSGLELCSGDMLLEALVACAGVTLKSVATAIEVPLKTGNVYAEGDLDFRGTLGVDKETPVGFAEIRLRFEVDTDAPQDKLDLLLKLTERYCVVYQTIKNGPKVSVSMQRM, from the coding sequence ATGGACGCCGCAGCACTGCGCCAGATGCAGGCCCCGATCAAGGAACGCTACAAGACCGATCCCAAGACCGCGATGATCACGCTGAAGGCCAAGGGCTCGACCGACAGCGAAGGCATCGCCTGCAAGGTCGAGACCGGCCGCGCCATCGCGATGGCTGGCCTGCATCCGGCCACCGGCGGCTCCGGCCTTGAGCTCTGCTCCGGCGACATGCTGCTGGAAGCGCTGGTCGCCTGCGCCGGCGTCACGCTGAAATCGGTCGCGACCGCGATCGAGGTGCCGCTCAAGACCGGCAACGTCTATGCCGAGGGCGACCTCGATTTCCGCGGCACGCTCGGCGTCGACAAGGAGACCCCGGTCGGCTTCGCCGAGATCCGCTTGCGCTTCGAGGTCGACACCGACGCGCCGCAGGACAAGCTCGATCTCTTGCTCAAGCTCACCGAACGTTATTGCGTGGTCTATCAGACCATCAAGAACGGCCCGAAGGTTTCGGTGTCGATGCAGCGGATGTGA
- the pcaH gene encoding protocatechuate 3,4-dioxygenase subunit beta, which produces MTFIYPVDSNKAHPLPLSPEYKSSIKRAPNKPLIPMRHTLSELTGPVYGHETVREGDADLTTQHTGEPIGERIIVHGHVRDEDGRGVPNSLVEIWQANSCGRYVHVRDQHPAPLDPNFTGAGRTVSDAAGYYRFVTIKPGAYPWGNHHNAWRPAHIHLSVFGHSFVTRLVTQMYFPNDPLFPFDPIFNSVPDEKARARMVSSFDLDNTQPEWALCYRFDIVLRGKNATPMENH; this is translated from the coding sequence ATGACATTCATCTATCCCGTCGACAGCAACAAGGCGCATCCGCTGCCACTGTCGCCCGAATACAAGAGCTCGATCAAGCGCGCGCCGAACAAGCCCTTGATCCCGATGCGCCACACGCTGTCGGAGTTGACCGGCCCGGTCTACGGCCACGAGACCGTGCGCGAGGGCGATGCAGATCTCACCACCCAGCATACCGGCGAGCCGATTGGCGAGCGCATCATCGTGCACGGCCATGTCCGCGACGAGGACGGCCGCGGCGTGCCGAACTCGCTGGTCGAGATCTGGCAGGCCAATTCCTGCGGCCGCTATGTCCATGTCCGCGACCAGCACCCGGCGCCGCTCGATCCGAATTTTACGGGCGCGGGCCGCACCGTGAGCGACGCCGCCGGCTACTACCGTTTCGTCACCATCAAGCCCGGCGCCTATCCCTGGGGCAATCACCACAACGCGTGGCGTCCCGCGCACATCCATCTGTCGGTGTTCGGCCATTCCTTCGTCACGCGCCTCGTGACGCAGATGTATTTCCCGAACGACCCGCTGTTCCCGTTCGATCCGATCTTCAACTCGGTGCCGGACGAGAAGGCGCGGGCGCGCATGGTCTCCTCGTTCGACCTCGACAACACCCAGCCCGAATGGGCGCTGTGCTACCGCTTCGACATCGTGCTGCGCGGCAAGAACGCCACGCCTATGGAGAACCATTAA
- the mutS gene encoding DNA mismatch repair protein MutS, with protein sequence MTMQQPIPAPDPEPTPAPQAEAIARVTPMMEQYLEIKAAHQGLLLFYRMGDFYELFFEDAEIASRTLGIVLTKRGKHQGADIPMCGVPVERSEDYLHRLITAGHRVAVCEQTEDPAAAKARGNKSVVRRGVVRLVTPGTLTEDTLLDARANNYLLAIARARSSAGGDRFGLAWIDISTAEFTVMECSSGELAATLARINPNEAIVTDALYNDSEFGQTLRELPAVTPLTRDVFDGATAEKRLCDYFAVATMDGLAQLTRLEATAAAAAVTYVDRTQVGKHPPLSPPAREASGATMAIDPATRANLELTRTLAGERRGSLLDAIDCTATSAGSRLLAQRLAAPLTDAPAIARRLDAVSTFVADSATREDIRSILRGAPDMSRALARLSVGRGGPRDLAGLRDGIIAADQVLARLGELDQPPQEIAAVMAALQRPSRELASEFASALDEQLPLIKRDGGFVRQGYEPALDEARNLRDASRLVVASMQARYADTTSVKGLKIRHNNVLGYFVEVTAQHGDKLMSAPLNATFIHRQTLAGQVRFTTSELGEIEAKIANAGDRALGLELEIFERLCAKALDISEDLRSAAHAFALLDVATSLAKLAIDENYVRPEVDGSLGFAIEAGRHPVVEQALKRNGEPFIANACDLSPSPAQKSGQLWLLTGPNMAGKSTFLRQNALIALLAQIGSFVPATRARIGIIDRLFSRVGAADDLARGRSTFMVEMVETAAILNQAGERALVILDEIGRGTATFDGLSIAWAAIEHLHESNRCRTLFATHYHELTALSAKLPRMFNATVRVKEWQGNVVFLHEVLPGSADRSYGIQVAKLAGLPPAVITRAKSVLAKLEAQDRGQTARALADDLPLFAVPSRAAAEAAPPTEAELLMDAVKALHPDEMSPREALDALYALKAKLPKQ encoded by the coding sequence ATGACGATGCAACAGCCCATTCCCGCGCCAGACCCCGAACCGACGCCCGCGCCGCAGGCGGAAGCCATCGCGCGCGTCACGCCGATGATGGAACAGTACCTTGAGATCAAGGCGGCGCATCAGGGCTTGCTGCTGTTCTACCGCATGGGCGATTTCTACGAGCTGTTCTTCGAGGATGCCGAGATCGCCTCCCGGACGCTCGGCATCGTGCTGACCAAGCGCGGCAAGCATCAGGGCGCCGATATCCCGATGTGCGGCGTGCCGGTCGAGCGTTCCGAGGATTATCTGCACCGCCTGATCACCGCCGGCCACCGGGTCGCTGTGTGCGAGCAGACCGAGGATCCCGCCGCCGCGAAAGCGCGCGGCAACAAGAGCGTGGTGCGCCGCGGCGTGGTGCGGCTGGTCACCCCGGGCACGCTGACCGAGGATACGCTGCTCGATGCGCGCGCCAACAATTACCTGCTGGCGATCGCGCGGGCCCGCTCCTCCGCCGGCGGCGACCGCTTCGGCCTCGCCTGGATCGACATCTCGACCGCCGAATTCACCGTGATGGAATGCTCCAGCGGCGAGCTTGCCGCGACGCTGGCCCGCATCAATCCGAACGAAGCCATCGTCACCGACGCGCTCTACAACGACAGCGAATTCGGACAGACCTTGCGCGAGCTGCCGGCGGTGACGCCGCTGACCCGCGACGTCTTCGATGGCGCCACCGCCGAGAAACGCCTGTGCGATTATTTCGCCGTCGCGACCATGGACGGGCTGGCGCAGCTGACGCGGCTGGAGGCCACGGCAGCCGCCGCCGCCGTCACCTATGTCGACCGCACCCAGGTCGGCAAGCATCCGCCGCTGTCGCCGCCCGCACGCGAGGCTTCCGGTGCGACCATGGCGATCGACCCGGCCACCCGCGCCAATCTCGAATTGACGCGCACACTCGCGGGCGAACGCCGCGGCTCGCTGCTCGACGCCATCGACTGCACGGCGACCTCGGCCGGCTCGCGCCTGCTGGCACAGCGCCTCGCAGCGCCGCTGACCGATGCACCGGCCATCGCGCGGCGGCTCGATGCCGTCAGCACGTTTGTGGCGGACTCGGCTACCCGCGAGGACATCCGCAGTATCCTGCGCGGCGCGCCCGACATGTCGCGGGCGCTGGCCCGTCTTTCGGTCGGCCGTGGCGGCCCGCGCGACCTCGCCGGACTGCGCGACGGCATCATCGCCGCCGACCAGGTGCTGGCGCGGCTCGGCGAGCTCGACCAGCCGCCGCAGGAGATCGCCGCGGTGATGGCGGCGCTACAAAGGCCGTCGCGCGAGCTCGCGTCCGAGTTCGCGAGCGCGCTCGACGAGCAACTGCCGCTGATCAAGCGCGATGGCGGCTTCGTCCGCCAGGGCTATGAGCCCGCGCTGGACGAGGCCCGGAACCTGCGCGATGCGTCGCGCCTCGTGGTGGCCTCGATGCAGGCGCGCTACGCCGACACGACCTCCGTCAAGGGCCTCAAGATCCGGCACAACAACGTGCTCGGCTATTTCGTCGAGGTCACCGCGCAACACGGCGACAAGCTGATGTCGGCGCCGTTGAACGCGACCTTCATCCATCGCCAGACGCTGGCAGGACAGGTGCGCTTCACCACTTCCGAGCTGGGCGAGATCGAGGCCAAGATCGCCAATGCCGGCGATCGCGCGCTCGGACTCGAGCTCGAAATCTTCGAACGGCTCTGCGCCAAGGCGCTCGATATCAGCGAGGATTTGCGGTCCGCCGCCCACGCCTTCGCGCTGCTCGACGTCGCGACGTCGCTGGCAAAGCTGGCGATCGACGAGAACTACGTGCGGCCCGAGGTCGACGGCTCCCTCGGCTTCGCCATCGAGGCCGGCCGCCATCCCGTGGTCGAGCAGGCCTTGAAGCGCAATGGCGAGCCGTTCATCGCCAACGCCTGCGACCTCTCGCCGAGCCCGGCGCAGAAATCCGGCCAGCTCTGGCTGCTGACCGGTCCCAACATGGCCGGTAAATCGACCTTCCTGCGCCAGAACGCGCTGATCGCACTTCTTGCTCAAATCGGAAGTTTCGTGCCGGCCACGCGCGCGCGGATCGGCATCATCGACCGCCTGTTCTCGCGCGTCGGTGCCGCCGACGATCTCGCGCGCGGCCGCTCCACCTTCATGGTGGAGATGGTCGAGACCGCCGCGATCCTGAACCAGGCCGGCGAGCGCGCGCTGGTGATCTTAGATGAGATCGGCCGCGGCACCGCGACCTTCGACGGCCTCTCCATCGCCTGGGCCGCGATCGAGCATCTGCATGAGAGCAACCGCTGCCGCACGCTGTTCGCCACGCATTATCACGAGCTGACCGCGCTTTCGGCCAAGCTGCCGCGCATGTTCAACGCGACGGTGCGGGTGAAGGAATGGCAGGGCAATGTCGTGTTCCTGCACGAGGTGCTGCCGGGCTCCGCCGACCGCTCCTACGGCATCCAGGTGGCGAAGCTCGCCGGCCTGCCGCCGGCGGTGATCACGCGCGCCAAGTCCGTGCTGGCGAAATTGGAAGCCCAGGATCGCGGCCAGACCGCCCGCGCCCTCGCCGACGACCTGCCGCTGTTCGCCGTCCCCTCACGCGCCGCCGCGGAAGCCGCGCCGCCGACCGAGGCCGAACTGCTGATGGATGCCGTGAAGGCGCTGCACCCCGACGAGATGTCCCCGCGCGAGGCGCTCGATGCGCTGTATGCGCTGAAGGCGAAGCTACCGAAGCAGTGA
- a CDS encoding ecdysteroid 22-kinase family protein: MTTPQLPAVVEPARLTAALRKAGALDRGAVREVKVLHERDTILSHIVRLGLRYVGESAGAPQSLILKTAHSAFAKTLANGGRHEVTFYTKLAPQMPPGLVPRCFDGHFDEESQTWHLLLEDLTDSHEIATQWPLPPSRDQAMAIVTTLARMHAAWWDHPGLGETAGTWASTEDSASHMETFAGHYDRFADLLGDRLSEERRTLYRRLIDQSARLSQRYHSRRHATITHGDAHTWNFLLPRASVADSVRIFDFDLWGINLPTTDLAYMMAMQWYPDRRQVLERALLNRYHETLIANGVSSYTRGALDQDYRLSVLWHITKPVWQWSINIPPLIWWNNLERVMMAVEDLGCEELL, encoded by the coding sequence ATGACAACTCCACAACTGCCGGCGGTCGTTGAGCCCGCCCGACTGACGGCCGCGCTACGTAAGGCTGGCGCGCTGGATCGTGGCGCCGTTCGCGAAGTGAAGGTGCTGCATGAGCGTGACACGATCCTGTCGCACATCGTGCGACTCGGCTTGCGCTATGTCGGGGAGTCTGCTGGTGCGCCGCAATCCCTCATCCTGAAGACCGCGCATTCCGCCTTCGCGAAGACGCTTGCAAATGGCGGCCGGCACGAAGTGACCTTCTACACGAAGCTTGCGCCGCAGATGCCGCCGGGGCTCGTGCCGCGCTGTTTCGACGGTCATTTCGACGAAGAGAGCCAGACCTGGCATCTGCTGCTCGAGGACCTCACCGACAGCCATGAGATCGCGACGCAATGGCCGCTGCCGCCGTCGCGCGATCAAGCGATGGCGATCGTCACCACGCTGGCCCGCATGCATGCAGCGTGGTGGGACCATCCCGGTCTCGGCGAGACTGCCGGCACCTGGGCGAGCACCGAGGACAGCGCAAGCCACATGGAGACCTTCGCCGGCCATTACGATCGCTTCGCCGACCTGCTCGGCGATCGCCTCAGCGAAGAGCGCCGCACCCTCTACCGCCGCCTCATCGATCAGTCGGCCCGGCTATCCCAGCGTTATCACTCTCGCCGCCACGCTACGATCACTCATGGCGACGCGCATACCTGGAATTTTCTGCTGCCGCGCGCCAGCGTCGCGGATAGCGTACGCATTTTCGATTTCGACCTCTGGGGCATCAACCTGCCTACCACCGACCTCGCCTACATGATGGCGATGCAATGGTATCCAGATCGCAGGCAAGTGCTCGAGCGGGCGTTGCTCAATCGTTACCACGAGACGCTGATAGCCAACGGCGTCAGCAGCTACACGCGCGGTGCGCTCGATCAGGATTATCGTCTGTCGGTGCTCTGGCACATCACCAAGCCGGTCTGGCAATGGAGCATCAACATCCCGCCGTTGATCTGGTGGAATAATCTCGAGCGGGTGATGATGGCGGTCGAGGATCTCGGCTGCGAGGAGCTGTTGTAA
- a CDS encoding methyl-accepting chemotaxis protein, with the protein MKIRLSLSSAIIAFGIVLAIGFTAVVSTSLYALRELKVGGPLYSDIKLGNDLIADILPPPEYVIEAYLEATLAMREPDQLAAHGERLVQLRKDYDERKAFWVTSSLSADLKTALVSKSDAEVQKFWKLLSDQLLPALKAKDTAASERAYAQLKDAYTAHRAVIDGIVESANKQNADMEKLAADRDSSILFILLGVSAAVLAFIAAGLLGVALGVVRPIVRMTDTMQQLATGDLAADIPFAHRKDEVGSMAGALLVFKQAAVENSRLREEQLQKEQEAALAKRGALHQMAETVERETGRSVDSASVASQGVERAASSLSEIARSLSAESQAVASASTQALGSSQTVSAAAEELSASIRDIATQVARTSTVTKSAVAGREQARSTIQALAGAVKKIAEVSDLIGGIAGQTNLLALNATIEAARAGEAGRGFAVVAAEVKSLSDQTAKSTEEIGRLIAEIQASTQAAVDAVETMGGHIVEIDGVATSVAAAMAEQDAATREIARSISESASAAKEVSAKIANVSRDAASVDERATEVRQAINGMAANLESLRTVVVRTVRDSTAAA; encoded by the coding sequence ATGAAAATTCGTCTTTCCCTTTCTTCTGCGATCATTGCATTCGGGATCGTTCTGGCCATCGGTTTCACGGCCGTGGTCTCCACCAGCCTTTACGCGCTGCGCGAGCTCAAGGTCGGCGGCCCGCTCTATTCCGACATCAAGCTCGGCAACGACCTCATTGCCGACATCCTGCCGCCGCCGGAATATGTCATCGAGGCCTATCTCGAAGCCACCCTCGCCATGCGCGAGCCGGACCAGCTGGCGGCCCATGGCGAGCGTCTGGTCCAGCTCCGCAAGGATTACGACGAGCGCAAGGCGTTTTGGGTCACCTCCAGCCTCTCGGCCGACCTGAAGACGGCGCTGGTGTCGAAATCCGACGCCGAGGTGCAGAAGTTCTGGAAACTGCTGTCCGACCAATTGCTGCCGGCCCTCAAGGCCAAGGACACGGCCGCCTCCGAGCGCGCCTATGCGCAGCTCAAGGATGCCTACACCGCGCATCGCGCCGTCATCGACGGCATCGTCGAGAGTGCCAACAAGCAGAACGCCGACATGGAGAAGCTGGCCGCGGACCGCGACAGCTCGATCCTTTTCATCCTCCTCGGCGTTTCCGCCGCCGTCCTCGCCTTCATTGCCGCGGGCCTGCTCGGCGTCGCCCTCGGCGTGGTGCGTCCGATCGTGCGCATGACGGACACGATGCAGCAGCTCGCGACTGGCGATCTCGCCGCCGACATTCCCTTCGCGCATCGCAAGGACGAGGTCGGCTCGATGGCGGGCGCGCTGCTGGTGTTCAAGCAGGCCGCGGTCGAGAATTCGCGCCTGCGCGAGGAGCAGCTGCAAAAGGAGCAGGAGGCGGCGCTTGCCAAGCGTGGTGCCCTGCACCAGATGGCCGAGACCGTCGAGCGCGAGACCGGCCGCTCGGTCGATTCCGCGAGCGTGGCAAGCCAGGGCGTCGAACGGGCCGCCTCCAGCCTGTCCGAGATCGCCCGGTCGCTGTCCGCGGAGTCGCAAGCGGTGGCCTCGGCGTCCACCCAGGCCCTGGGCAGCTCGCAGACCGTCTCGGCCGCGGCCGAAGAGCTGAGCGCCTCGATCCGGGATATCGCAACGCAGGTCGCGCGGACCAGCACGGTCACCAAATCGGCGGTCGCCGGCCGCGAGCAGGCGCGTTCGACCATCCAGGCGCTGGCGGGCGCGGTGAAGAAGATTGCGGAGGTCTCCGACCTCATTGGCGGCATCGCCGGCCAGACCAACCTCCTGGCGCTCAATGCCACGATCGAGGCCGCGCGGGCCGGCGAGGCCGGTCGTGGCTTTGCGGTGGTTGCGGCCGAAGTGAAATCCCTGTCCGACCAGACCGCCAAATCCACCGAGGAGATCGGGCGTCTGATCGCGGAAATTCAGGCCTCGACGCAGGCGGCGGTCGATGCCGTCGAGACCATGGGAGGCCACATCGTCGAGATCGACGGCGTGGCGACCTCGGTTGCCGCCGCGATGGCGGAGCAGGACGCCGCAACGCGGGAGATCGCCCGGTCGATTTCCGAATCGGCCTCCGCCGCGAAGGAGGTCTCGGCCAAGATCGCCAATGTCAGCCGCGACGCCGCCTCGGTGGACGAGCGCGCCACGGAGGTGAGGCAGGCCATCAACGGCATGGCGGCCAATCTTGAATCGCTGCGGACGGTCGTGGTTCGGACCGTCCGCGATTCGACTGCGGCGGCCTGA
- the pcaF gene encoding 3-oxoadipyl-CoA thiolase, with amino-acid sequence MRDVFICDAVRTPIGRFGGSLAKVRADDLAAAPIKALMAKHPKLDWAQVDEVFFGCANQAGEDNRNVARMALLLAGLPDSVPGQTLNRLCASGLDAVGAAGRAIRSGEIELAIAGGVESMTRAPFVMGKAQEAFSRSAEIFDTTIGWRFINPLLKAQYGVDAMPETGENVAEEFQVSRADQDAFAIRSQQRAGAAIAAGYFAEEITPITIPGGKAGPITVDKDEHPRPETTLEGLAKLKPIVRNPGTVTAGNASGVNDGAAAMILASEAAVKKHGLTPRARILGLASAGVPPRIMGIGPVPATRKLMERLGKKITDFDLIELNEAFASQGIACMRQLGVADDADFVNPHGGAIALGHPLGMSGARLALTAVHGMEKRGGKLALATMCVGVGQGVAVAIEKLS; translated from the coding sequence ATGCGTGACGTCTTTATCTGCGATGCCGTGCGGACCCCGATCGGCCGCTTCGGCGGCTCGCTCGCCAAGGTGCGTGCCGACGATCTGGCCGCCGCCCCCATCAAGGCGCTGATGGCGAAGCACCCGAAACTCGACTGGGCGCAGGTGGACGAAGTGTTCTTCGGTTGTGCCAACCAGGCCGGCGAGGACAACCGCAACGTCGCGCGCATGGCGCTGCTGCTCGCGGGCCTGCCGGATTCGGTTCCCGGCCAGACCCTGAACCGGCTCTGCGCCTCCGGCCTCGACGCGGTCGGTGCTGCGGGGCGCGCCATTCGCTCCGGCGAGATCGAGCTTGCGATCGCCGGCGGCGTCGAATCCATGACCCGCGCGCCCTTCGTGATGGGCAAGGCGCAGGAGGCCTTCTCGCGCTCCGCCGAGATTTTCGACACCACCATCGGCTGGCGCTTCATCAATCCGCTGCTGAAGGCGCAGTACGGCGTCGACGCGATGCCGGAGACCGGCGAGAACGTCGCCGAGGAATTCCAGGTCTCGCGCGCCGACCAGGACGCGTTCGCGATCCGCTCGCAGCAGCGCGCGGGTGCTGCGATTGCCGCTGGTTACTTCGCCGAAGAGATCACGCCGATCACCATTCCCGGCGGCAAGGCCGGCCCCATCACGGTCGACAAGGACGAGCATCCGCGTCCCGAGACCACGCTGGAAGGCCTCGCCAAGCTGAAGCCGATCGTGCGCAATCCTGGTACCGTGACCGCCGGCAACGCCTCCGGCGTCAATGACGGCGCCGCCGCGATGATTCTGGCCTCCGAAGCCGCGGTGAAGAAGCACGGCCTGACGCCCCGCGCCCGCATCCTCGGCCTCGCCTCGGCTGGCGTGCCGCCACGCATCATGGGCATCGGCCCGGTGCCGGCCACCCGCAAGCTGATGGAGCGGCTCGGCAAGAAGATCACCGATTTCGACCTGATCGAGCTCAACGAGGCCTTCGCCTCGCAGGGCATCGCCTGCATGCGCCAGCTTGGCGTCGCCGACGATGCCGATTTCGTCAACCCGCATGGCGGCGCCATCGCGCTCGGCCATCCCCTCGGCATGAGCGGCGCGCGTCTCGCGCTCACCGCCGTCCACGGCATGGAGAAGCGCGGCGGTAAGCTCGCCCTCGCCACCATGTGCGTCGGCGTCGGCCAGGGCGTTGCGGTCGCGATCGAGAAGCTGAGCTGA
- a CDS encoding dioxygenase, producing the protein MIIAREQDVTAAALAVMERTADPRMRQIMISLVKHLHGFVRDVRLTEKEFRDATAVIAELGKLTTDTHNEVVLMAGSLGVSPLVCLLNNGDQGNTETDQSLLGPFWRLNSPRVENGGSIVRSETPGAPLFVNGCVVDSNGRPVAGAEVDVWHASPVGLYENQDPEQADMNLRGKFTTDSDGRFAFRSVMMVGYPIPTDGVVGRLLKAQDRHPYRPAHLHALIFKPGFKVLISQVYDPNDPHIDSDVQFGVTQALIGKFLRHDSPHPAAPGVATPWYSLDHTYRLEAGEAVLPRPPIK; encoded by the coding sequence ATGATCATCGCGCGCGAGCAGGACGTCACGGCCGCCGCTCTGGCGGTGATGGAGCGGACGGCCGATCCGCGGATGCGGCAGATCATGATCTCGCTGGTCAAGCATCTGCACGGCTTCGTCCGCGATGTCAGGCTGACCGAGAAGGAATTCCGCGACGCCACCGCTGTGATCGCCGAGCTCGGCAAGCTGACGACCGACACGCATAATGAAGTCGTGCTGATGGCGGGCTCGCTCGGTGTCTCCCCGCTGGTGTGCCTGCTCAACAATGGCGATCAGGGCAATACCGAAACCGATCAGTCGCTGCTCGGACCGTTCTGGCGGTTGAACTCGCCGCGGGTCGAGAATGGCGGATCGATCGTCCGTTCCGAGACCCCGGGCGCACCGCTGTTCGTCAATGGCTGCGTCGTCGACAGTAACGGTCGTCCCGTCGCCGGCGCGGAGGTCGACGTCTGGCACGCTTCGCCCGTCGGTCTCTATGAGAATCAGGACCCCGAGCAGGCCGACATGAACCTGCGCGGCAAGTTCACGACCGATTCCGACGGGCGCTTTGCCTTCCGCTCGGTGATGATGGTCGGCTATCCCATTCCGACCGACGGTGTGGTCGGCCGCCTGCTGAAGGCGCAGGACCGGCATCCCTATCGTCCCGCGCATCTGCACGCCCTGATCTTCAAACCCGGATTCAAGGTTTTGATCTCGCAGGTCTACGACCCCAACGATCCCCACATCGACAGCGACGTGCAGTTCGGCGTGACGCAAGCGCTGATCGGCAAGTTCCTGCGCCACGATTCGCCGCATCCGGCTGCGCCCGGCGTCGCGACGCCCTGGTATTCGCTCGACCACACCTATCGGCTCGAGGCCGGCGAGGCCGTGCTACCGCGCCCGCCGATCAAATAG